A window from Deltaproteobacteria bacterium encodes these proteins:
- a CDS encoding methylmalonyl-CoA mutase family protein, producing the protein MEDKEKLRKELERWEKGTLSRSVSRFPERKPAFETTSHIEIKRLYTPIDEAEQGYLERLGFPGEYPFTRGVHPTMYRGRFWTMRQYSGFATAEETNQRYKYLLQQGQTGLSVAFDLPTQIGYDSDHAMAAGEVGKVGVAIDTLADMETLFDGIPLGRVSTSMTINATAVILLAMYLAVAEKQGVGFKEVRGTIQNDILKEYVARGTHIFPPRPSMRIITDIFAFCKDQIPRWNTISISGYHMREAGCSAVQEVAFTLANAIAYVQAAVDAGLDVDDFAGRLSFFFNCHNNFLEEIAKFRAARRLWARIMKQRFGARKPASSMLRFHTQTAGSTLTLQQPDNNVVRVAFQALAAVLGGTQSLHTNSRDEALALPSEAAVRVALRTQQIIAHESGVADVIDPMAGSYAIEALTDEIEAGAAAYIDRIDAMGGAVKAVESGYMQREIGESAYQYQKSIEEKSSIIVGVNEFTVEEQPFKDTLRIDPEVEKRQRQKLKSVREARDTNRVKEKLEAVKRAAERTDNLVPPIIDAVRSYATVGEISDTLRSVFGSYQERT; encoded by the coding sequence GACAAGGAAAAACTCCGCAAAGAGCTCGAAAGGTGGGAAAAGGGCACTCTCAGCCGTTCGGTCAGTCGATTTCCCGAGAGGAAGCCGGCCTTTGAGACGACCTCTCACATCGAGATCAAACGGCTCTATACCCCCATCGACGAGGCCGAACAGGGGTATCTCGAGAGATTGGGATTTCCCGGGGAATACCCCTTCACCAGAGGCGTGCACCCCACCATGTACAGGGGGCGGTTCTGGACCATGAGGCAGTACTCGGGCTTTGCCACTGCCGAAGAGACGAATCAACGCTACAAGTATCTCTTGCAACAGGGCCAGACCGGCCTCAGTGTGGCCTTTGATCTCCCCACCCAGATCGGATACGACTCGGATCACGCCATGGCTGCCGGGGAAGTGGGCAAGGTGGGAGTCGCGATCGATACTCTGGCCGACATGGAGACCCTCTTCGACGGCATCCCCCTCGGCAGGGTGAGCACCTCCATGACCATCAATGCTACCGCGGTGATTCTCCTTGCCATGTACCTCGCAGTGGCGGAGAAACAGGGGGTCGGGTTCAAAGAGGTGAGAGGGACCATTCAGAACGACATCCTGAAGGAGTACGTGGCTCGAGGGACCCATATCTTCCCTCCTCGTCCCTCCATGCGGATCATCACCGATATCTTTGCCTTCTGCAAAGATCAGATCCCCCGGTGGAACACCATCAGCATCAGCGGCTACCACATGCGAGAGGCGGGTTGCTCTGCGGTCCAGGAAGTGGCCTTCACACTAGCCAACGCCATTGCCTATGTGCAGGCGGCCGTTGATGCGGGGCTCGACGTGGATGATTTTGCCGGCAGGCTCTCATTCTTCTTCAATTGCCACAACAATTTTCTCGAGGAGATCGCCAAGTTTCGCGCTGCCCGCCGGCTCTGGGCAAGAATAATGAAGCAACGGTTCGGAGCCCGGAAACCGGCCTCTTCCATGCTCCGTTTCCACACGCAGACAGCGGGATCCACACTGACCCTCCAGCAACCCGACAACAACGTTGTCCGTGTCGCTTTCCAGGCCCTTGCGGCTGTCCTGGGGGGTACCCAGTCACTCCACACCAACTCGAGAGACGAGGCCCTCGCCCTCCCCTCTGAGGCTGCCGTCCGAGTCGCCCTGAGAACTCAACAGATCATAGCCCATGAGAGTGGTGTGGCAGATGTTATCGACCCCATGGCAGGTTCTTACGCAATCGAGGCGCTGACCGATGAGATTGAAGCAGGAGCTGCCGCATATATCGACAGAATCGACGCCATGGGGGGAGCCGTCAAGGCCGTCGAGTCGGGATACATGCAGCGCGAAATAGGGGAGAGCGCTTACCAGTATCAGAAAAGCATCGAGGAGAAGTCCTCGATCATCGTTGGAGTCAATGAGTTCACCGTGGAAGAACAGCCCTTCAAGGATACTCTCCGTATAGACCCGGAGGTCGAGAAGCGTCAGAGGCAGAAGCTCAAGAGTGTCAGGGAGGCCAGAGATACGAATCGGGTCAAGGAGAAGCTCGAGGCCGTCAAAAGGGCGGCTGAAAGGACCGACAATCTGGTCCCCCCTATCATCGATGCCGTCCGGTCTTACGCCACGGTGGGCGAGATATCGGATACCCTGAGATCCGTCTTTGGAAGCTACCAGGAAAGGACTTGA
- a CDS encoding cobalamin B12-binding domain-containing protein, which translates to MAERKIRVLIAKPGLDGHDRGAKVIARSLRDAGMEVVYTGIRQTPEQIVNAAIQEDVDVIGLSCLSGAHMTLFPRVMEILREKKAEDITVLGGGIIPHDDIAPLKKEGIREIFQPGTYTEEIIRYIRENVKPKGGGLDRGAGS; encoded by the coding sequence ATGGCTGAAAGGAAGATCAGAGTTCTCATAGCAAAACCGGGGCTCGACGGGCATGACCGCGGGGCAAAGGTCATCGCCCGGTCTCTGAGAGACGCTGGTATGGAGGTGGTGTATACGGGAATCCGCCAGACTCCCGAGCAGATCGTAAACGCGGCCATCCAAGAGGACGTGGATGTCATCGGGCTTAGCTGCCTCTCCGGGGCTCACATGACCCTCTTCCCCCGGGTCATGGAGATATTGAGGGAGAAGAAAGCCGAAGACATCACCGTGCTTGGCGGCGGTATCATCCCCCATGACGATATCGCCCCTCTCAAGAAAGAGGGAATCAGGGAGATCTTCCAACCAGGCACTTACACTGAAGAGATCATAAGGTACATAAGGGAAAATGTGAAACCCAAGGGCGGAGGCCTTGACAGAGGCGCGGGAAGCTGA
- the mce gene encoding methylmalonyl-CoA epimerase codes for MIRKLDHIAIAVGNMEEAAGFYRKMLGLQLKDTEVVEEQKTRVGFFLVGETRIELVEPASQDSPLVRFLETRGPGIHHLCFEVDDIESEIRSLAEKGAPLIDKAPRPGAHGTRVAFLHPKGTGGVLIELSEKPQDG; via the coding sequence ATGATCAGGAAACTCGATCACATCGCCATTGCCGTCGGCAACATGGAGGAGGCCGCGGGGTTCTACCGGAAAATGCTGGGTCTCCAATTGAAAGATACCGAGGTCGTCGAAGAGCAAAAGACAAGGGTAGGATTTTTTCTGGTGGGTGAGACCAGGATCGAACTCGTGGAGCCGGCCTCCCAAGACTCTCCCCTTGTCAGATTCCTCGAAACCAGGGGGCCGGGCATCCACCATCTCTGTTTTGAGGTGGACGATATCGAAAGTGAGATCAGGAGCCTTGCCGAGAAGGGAGCCCCCCTCATCGACAAAGCCCCCCGACCGGGAGCCCACGGGACCCGGGTGGCCTTTCTCCATCCAAAGGGAACCGGGGGTGTCCTCATCGAACTCTCCGAAAAGCCTCAAGACGGCTAG
- a CDS encoding YbhB/YbcL family Raf kinase inhibitor-like protein has protein sequence MGFELRSSAFAPSGTIPREHTCDGADLSPPLTWSGVPEGTSAFAIICDDPDAPGGTWVHWVVYDLPGGMTGLPEGVPPAETVQEGGFQGINDFGRFGYGGPCPPPGRPHRYFFRLYALDGKLGISSGARKKDVIRAMKNHILGQAELMGKYAR, from the coding sequence ATGGGATTTGAGTTGAGGAGTTCTGCCTTCGCCCCTTCGGGAACGATTCCCAGGGAGCATACCTGTGACGGAGCGGATCTCTCACCTCCCCTTACGTGGAGCGGTGTCCCGGAGGGGACGAGTGCTTTTGCCATCATCTGTGATGACCCTGACGCTCCTGGGGGCACCTGGGTCCACTGGGTCGTGTATGACCTCCCAGGAGGAATGACGGGTCTCCCAGAGGGGGTACCACCGGCAGAGACCGTCCAGGAGGGCGGTTTCCAGGGGATCAACGATTTTGGAAGGTTCGGATACGGTGGGCCTTGCCCCCCGCCCGGAAGACCCCACCGCTACTTCTTCAGGCTCTATGCCCTGGACGGTAAGCTGGGCATCTCTTCAGGGGCCAGAAAGAAGGACGTGATCCGGGCCATGAAGAATCACATTCTCGGCCAGGCCGAGCTCATGGGGAAGTATGCCAGGTAG